In bacterium, one genomic interval encodes:
- a CDS encoding tetratricopeptide repeat protein, translating to MKQSGDESRFHLMERLGRGGTAEVFRVRVGTSGREAALKRPLPVPEPGIDFHLLASRELSLIGTRRFPGLVRILNGPDDSTDYLLLEICEGKTLDQLGRITDLALALNLLSAVAADLEYLRQLKIIHGDLKPQNIFLPVELDRCKSDKLFFAKLSDFSLGRYEYEPDTVRVGLGTVGYMAPETIIDSRASHLSDLFALGVIAYQMLTGKHPFIGSETDPMLINARVREEEPLPLDQLAPSVSKPLADLVTSLLSKSADQRPQTALAVCRSLRAAGATYPFEKLLRPKYLLEAASEYQVMMNSLPGLSTKQTRQLEMITAKSPSRLRLTLESNFRKGIVSITENGPALSGNVYWPNRLRRLELEQFSRRSLREKRTAVCDAATNTDSTNALTSLLLPLLRPSTIKRFALRAAPLAERENRHASATQLYLRAGDLESADRCAYQAASLLRGEHRAKEAIFCLNSVLDFAALTGKIAQVRELLMLRGDIQKETGEVDDALATYQSLVALYRDLSPDKLLAETYRDLGDLYKMKQDSKSGLDALNQAVTIYQQMGEEFELSRTYNNIGNAYFYAGDLGNTLRYYRSALRIQRRLNAPTEVASTLSNMGSVYCLVGNLTRGTFLLEKSLELKKELGDAGEIARTLNNLGYLSYLRGMYDRGIEQLQESLEINQRIGSQKEILYNLENLTMVLLEAGHLRDALKFLNQGLALAVELNHRPHQIAFQHSLSQVQMRLGKPREFVECLEKIESLMQHVEDLQWNVQIPLTKAMYRLMLNDREQALELTHAALSVAIAQNVKPLQLAAEMLRSRIDPDPQRYEQTTALAKECGKSTDLLVALYNRAEALLEAGQLDDAQQLLPRLAELSEQIPHYIERPRLINVLIELMLQRGDLAKARNLAIQNRDESRTFGLMPEHTHAITLLGMIESSNGNIEQAYANYRQALQIVKGIADGTTCDRDRSLFQEKRMVRFLVSEIRRLGQVLGQKQRAGHPALR from the coding sequence ATGAAGCAGTCCGGTGACGAGTCACGCTTCCACTTGATGGAGCGGCTCGGCCGTGGGGGGACTGCCGAAGTCTTCCGCGTTCGCGTCGGCACGTCCGGACGCGAAGCCGCCCTGAAACGCCCGCTCCCGGTCCCTGAGCCCGGGATCGACTTCCACCTGCTCGCCTCGCGCGAGCTTTCCCTTATCGGCACACGACGGTTTCCCGGCCTCGTTCGTATCCTGAACGGACCTGACGATTCCACCGACTACTTGTTACTCGAGATCTGCGAAGGCAAAACCCTCGATCAACTCGGACGGATAACCGACCTCGCCCTAGCCCTCAATCTGCTTTCCGCAGTCGCAGCCGACCTCGAGTATCTGCGTCAGCTCAAGATTATCCATGGCGACCTGAAACCGCAGAATATCTTCCTTCCCGTCGAACTTGACCGATGCAAATCCGACAAGCTGTTTTTTGCCAAGCTCTCGGATTTCTCTCTTGGTCGTTATGAATATGAACCTGACACCGTCAGGGTTGGCCTCGGGACAGTCGGCTACATGGCGCCAGAAACGATCATCGACAGTCGGGCGAGTCATCTCTCCGACCTGTTTGCGCTCGGTGTTATCGCCTACCAGATGTTGACCGGCAAGCACCCGTTCATTGGGTCCGAGACCGACCCGATGCTGATCAATGCGCGCGTCCGCGAGGAAGAACCACTCCCTCTCGATCAATTGGCGCCGTCAGTCTCGAAACCGCTGGCCGATCTGGTCACTTCGCTCCTCAGCAAATCAGCCGATCAGCGTCCACAGACGGCATTAGCGGTCTGCCGCTCGCTGCGTGCAGCAGGCGCCACTTATCCATTTGAGAAGCTATTGCGGCCGAAATACCTGCTTGAAGCGGCATCAGAATATCAGGTGATGATGAATTCTCTCCCCGGTCTTTCGACGAAACAGACCAGGCAACTTGAGATGATCACGGCAAAGTCACCGTCTCGCCTGAGACTGACTCTCGAGTCGAATTTCCGCAAGGGGATTGTCTCGATCACCGAAAATGGTCCGGCACTTTCCGGAAATGTCTATTGGCCTAACCGCCTCAGGAGACTTGAACTCGAACAATTCAGCCGGAGAAGTCTGCGAGAAAAGCGAACCGCTGTGTGTGATGCCGCAACCAACACGGACTCTACCAATGCGCTCACCAGCTTGCTTCTCCCCCTGCTGCGCCCGTCAACCATCAAGAGGTTTGCCTTGCGGGCCGCTCCATTGGCTGAGCGCGAAAATCGCCACGCTTCTGCCACGCAACTTTACTTGCGGGCAGGAGACCTTGAATCCGCGGACCGTTGTGCCTATCAGGCCGCTTCACTCTTACGCGGAGAACATCGGGCCAAAGAAGCGATCTTCTGCCTCAACTCGGTTTTGGACTTTGCCGCCCTTACCGGCAAAATCGCACAGGTAAGGGAATTGCTGATGCTCCGCGGAGACATCCAGAAAGAGACCGGCGAAGTTGACGATGCTCTGGCGACCTATCAGAGTCTGGTCGCACTCTATCGCGATCTCTCCCCTGACAAGCTTCTAGCCGAGACATATCGCGATCTTGGTGACCTCTACAAAATGAAACAGGATTCCAAATCCGGCCTCGACGCCCTCAACCAGGCAGTGACAATCTACCAGCAGATGGGCGAGGAGTTTGAACTCTCCAGGACCTATAACAACATCGGTAACGCCTACTTCTACGCCGGAGACCTGGGGAACACCCTTCGCTACTATCGCTCCGCCTTGCGTATACAGCGTCGCCTGAATGCCCCGACCGAGGTTGCTTCAACCCTTTCAAACATGGGCTCAGTCTACTGTCTGGTCGGCAACCTTACACGTGGCACATTTCTCCTGGAGAAATCTCTCGAACTCAAGAAGGAACTTGGCGATGCCGGCGAGATCGCTCGTACTCTCAACAATCTCGGCTATCTCAGTTACCTTCGTGGCATGTACGACCGCGGCATCGAGCAATTGCAGGAATCGCTGGAGATCAATCAGCGAATAGGCAGCCAAAAGGAGATTCTCTACAATCTTGAGAACCTAACTATGGTTCTGCTCGAGGCTGGACATTTGCGCGACGCCCTTAAGTTTCTGAATCAGGGTCTCGCTCTCGCGGTCGAACTGAACCATCGGCCGCATCAGATCGCTTTCCAGCACTCGCTTTCCCAGGTGCAAATGCGCCTGGGCAAGCCCAGGGAATTCGTGGAGTGCCTGGAGAAGATCGAGTCTCTTATGCAGCATGTCGAGGACCTGCAGTGGAACGTTCAGATCCCGTTGACCAAAGCGATGTATCGTTTGATGCTTAATGATCGCGAGCAAGCGCTGGAGCTGACACATGCGGCTCTCAGTGTCGCCATTGCACAGAATGTCAAGCCGCTGCAACTCGCCGCGGAGATGTTGCGCAGCAGGATCGATCCAGACCCTCAGAGATACGAGCAAACTACTGCGTTGGCAAAAGAATGTGGCAAATCGACTGATCTACTTGTCGCCCTTTACAATCGCGCTGAAGCGCTACTCGAAGCCGGACAGTTGGACGACGCACAACAGCTACTCCCTCGACTCGCCGAATTGAGCGAACAGATCCCCCACTACATCGAGCGGCCGCGACTGATCAACGTCCTTATAGAACTAATGCTCCAGCGCGGTGATTTGGCTAAAGCTCGAAACTTGGCGATCCAAAACCGTGACGAATCCCGCACATTCGGCCTGATGCCGGAACATACCCATGCTATCACGCTACTTGGGATGATCGAATCCAGCAATGGGAATATTGAACAGGCATATGCGAATTACCGGCAAGCCCTTCAGATCGTAAAGGGGATTGCCGATGGTACTACATGCGACCGGGATCGGTCGTTGTTTCAGGAAAAACGAATGGTGAGATTCTTGGTATCAGAAATTCGGCGGCTGGGACAAGTTTTGGGACAAAAGCAAAGGGCAGGTCACCCTGCCCTTCGGTAA
- a CDS encoding GAF domain-containing protein, whose translation MTMKQNEDEKTYKYVTSKVSNTMTMTTPAQSDSGKVVVDLFDELEQTLDRVAENNPRLSAEQDADGASVRMTDLKALLQVSLAINASLNLDDVLQMVMQQAIELMHAERGLIMLLDDKGELQVKSAYNLCREQMMEEDFRISSSITNQVARTGKSVYTSDALQDDRYAQQQSVVELHLRSIMCVPLTVKGKVIGVIYVDNTNQAGMFLKSDLYLFEFYGQLVSNALHNAAMYHSLYTMKRYHESVVKNTPTGIVVLNAKGCIATINPVALEIFDLNRDSVVVVGEGSLPTVFVDRLPEGEQLRWKKMITDSLAAKQEYADPRYFHNTGYMEKVLSIKISPVSELPDGTDGINMAIEDVTEKVLMEKYVILSEKLVARGEMAASVAHELNNYLSIISNNAELLSLNIDREKFDKVKFNSKSITENIFKIKRFVDSLMDFSKPEPEYISYDIRHLVDDLLFSLRVQPRFKLIHFTLDLATEIPSVEIDVGQVQQVLMNLLNNAADAIEEHAVRNQSDGKEFKRQISICAGYDRVQERLSIEISDNGVGMTEETLGKLFNLHFTTKKHGHGLGLYNCRKIVEQHGGELLVSSKEGEGTIFKLVLPRVQPRKAK comes from the coding sequence ATGACTATGAAACAGAATGAAGACGAAAAGACGTACAAGTACGTCACGTCCAAGGTTTCGAACACGATGACTATGACGACTCCTGCCCAGAGTGACAGTGGCAAAGTTGTTGTCGACCTGTTCGATGAACTGGAACAAACGCTGGATCGGGTCGCCGAGAATAATCCTCGGCTTTCCGCGGAACAGGATGCGGATGGCGCCTCCGTTCGCATGACCGACCTCAAGGCGCTGCTCCAGGTCTCGCTCGCCATCAATGCATCCCTCAACCTTGATGACGTCCTGCAGATGGTTATGCAGCAGGCGATCGAGTTGATGCATGCCGAGCGCGGATTGATCATGTTGCTCGACGACAAGGGCGAACTCCAGGTCAAGTCCGCTTACAATCTCTGCCGCGAACAGATGATGGAGGAAGACTTCCGTATCTCCTCCTCGATCACCAACCAGGTCGCCCGGACCGGTAAGTCGGTCTATACTTCCGACGCTTTGCAGGATGACCGCTATGCTCAGCAGCAGTCGGTCGTTGAGTTGCACCTCCGCTCGATCATGTGCGTTCCCTTGACCGTCAAGGGCAAGGTGATCGGCGTCATCTACGTGGATAATACCAATCAGGCCGGCATGTTTCTCAAGTCGGACCTCTATCTCTTTGAATTCTATGGCCAGTTGGTCTCCAACGCGTTGCACAACGCCGCGATGTACCACTCCCTTTACACGATGAAAAGATACCACGAATCCGTGGTCAAAAATACACCGACCGGAATCGTGGTACTGAACGCCAAAGGATGTATTGCCACCATCAACCCGGTTGCCCTTGAGATCTTCGACCTCAATCGCGACAGCGTGGTGGTAGTAGGCGAAGGCAGCCTCCCGACGGTCTTTGTCGACCGTCTCCCCGAGGGTGAGCAACTTCGCTGGAAGAAGATGATCACCGATTCCCTGGCCGCCAAGCAGGAATACGCCGACCCGCGCTATTTCCACAATACCGGCTACATGGAGAAAGTCCTTTCCATCAAGATCTCGCCGGTCTCCGAGCTGCCAGATGGTACCGATGGTATCAACATGGCGATCGAAGATGTCACCGAGAAAGTCCTGATGGAGAAATATGTGATTCTCTCTGAGAAGCTGGTCGCGCGCGGCGAAATGGCCGCCTCGGTCGCCCACGAGTTGAACAACTACCTCTCCATCATCTCGAACAACGCCGAACTGCTTTCGCTCAATATCGATCGCGAGAAGTTCGACAAGGTGAAGTTCAACTCCAAGTCGATCACCGAGAACATTTTTAAGATCAAGCGATTTGTCGACAGCCTGATGGACTTCTCCAAGCCGGAGCCGGAATATATCAGTTACGATATCCGCCACCTGGTGGACGACCTGCTCTTCTCGCTCCGCGTGCAACCGCGCTTCAAACTCATCCACTTCACGCTCGATCTCGCCACCGAGATCCCGTCGGTGGAGATCGATGTCGGTCAGGTACAGCAGGTACTAATGAACCTGCTAAACAACGCCGCGGATGCCATTGAAGAACATGCTGTGCGCAATCAGTCGGACGGCAAGGAATTCAAGCGTCAGATCAGCATCTGCGCCGGCTATGACCGCGTGCAGGAGCGCCTCTCTATCGAGATCTCCGACAACGGCGTCGGGATGACCGAAGAAACGCTCGGCAAGCTGTTCAACCTGCATTTCACGACCAAAAAGCATGGTCATGGACTCGGCCTCTACAACTGCCGCAAGATCGTCGAACAACATGGCGGCGAATTGCTCGTCAGTTCGAAAGAAGGCGAAGGAACGATCTTCAAGCTGGTCCTTCCGCGAGTCCAGCCCAGGAAAGCCAAATAA
- a CDS encoding BamA/TamA family outer membrane protein, whose amino-acid sequence MRRPLLTGLYILLSTLLLATASVAAEAKEYKEVSVTPHRQPYFSVLYTKDHIAVRLPESAQSQKFDRRDLTVTSGNVAIKGKPLFDNSGVHIGDSILSYDRITDLQIIDSSEAVIIQFMTSASSTDPVAQKRRGNRFSAAEVITIAGGEFVRGMVFSVTGDIRVDGEVNKDVVSLFGTVTIGQAAVIRGDVATIGGGISVERKASVYGNTYNGTEEKVFRRHRLNRGLTEFSYQPFFVFNRVDGANPNLSARFQDTDSMLPSIWASAGYAFASSSWRVKGGIEQTIEKKHGITIGLEGHRDLLSDDDWLLSDRENTVYALTVTEDFKDYYEEIGGSIYAKARPIKNTMVTLGFRSGETNWLPANRNLWSVFGGDKRFSENFTTVPTELLTEGAAAIDTGKIASVYGSLGFDNRNNDPFSASAWAFTLSGEISSPDFSSDYDFSRFVASLRRYQMISHYSILLLRGMIGGSEGDIPIHRTFYLGGLGTLHGYRHKELMGSRFWMINSELRYTFPRTDVAVSVLWDMGQIGYHGPNDENIEVRHSIGGALYFGDDVRVSVARRLDSVTDRNPRIFVRLEHVF is encoded by the coding sequence ATGCGGCGACCGCTTCTGACTGGCCTGTACATTCTGCTCTCGACCCTTCTCCTTGCTACTGCTTCAGTGGCGGCCGAGGCCAAGGAATATAAGGAGGTCAGCGTCACTCCCCATCGTCAGCCGTACTTCTCAGTCCTTTATACCAAAGACCATATCGCTGTGCGTCTTCCTGAGTCCGCCCAAAGCCAGAAGTTTGACCGCCGCGACCTTACCGTGACCTCAGGGAATGTGGCCATCAAGGGGAAACCCCTGTTCGATAATAGCGGTGTACATATTGGCGACTCAATTCTCTCCTACGATCGCATTACGGACCTCCAGATCATCGACTCGTCCGAAGCGGTGATCATTCAGTTCATGACATCCGCCTCCTCCACAGACCCAGTCGCTCAGAAGCGGAGGGGAAATCGCTTCTCCGCCGCCGAAGTGATCACTATTGCCGGCGGTGAATTTGTTCGCGGTATGGTCTTCTCCGTCACTGGTGATATCAGGGTCGATGGCGAAGTGAACAAAGATGTCGTATCGCTGTTTGGAACAGTCACGATCGGTCAGGCCGCGGTGATTCGCGGCGATGTCGCCACCATTGGTGGTGGTATTTCGGTCGAACGAAAAGCCTCAGTCTACGGCAATACCTATAATGGCACCGAAGAAAAGGTCTTTCGCCGCCATCGCCTAAACCGTGGGTTAACCGAATTCAGTTACCAGCCGTTCTTCGTCTTTAATCGGGTCGATGGTGCCAATCCGAATCTCTCGGCCCGCTTCCAGGACACAGACTCCATGCTCCCCTCGATCTGGGCCTCTGCGGGCTATGCCTTTGCCTCGTCAAGTTGGCGCGTAAAAGGAGGGATCGAGCAGACCATCGAAAAGAAACACGGCATTACGATCGGTCTTGAAGGACACCGCGATCTTCTCTCCGATGATGACTGGCTCCTCTCCGATCGCGAAAACACCGTCTATGCGCTGACCGTCACTGAAGACTTCAAAGACTACTATGAAGAGATCGGTGGCTCTATCTATGCCAAGGCTCGGCCGATCAAAAACACGATGGTAACACTTGGGTTCCGTTCCGGAGAAACCAACTGGCTCCCTGCCAATCGAAACCTCTGGTCCGTTTTCGGCGGTGACAAACGCTTCTCCGAGAACTTCACCACCGTTCCCACCGAACTCCTTACAGAGGGAGCGGCGGCGATCGATACCGGGAAGATCGCGTCAGTTTATGGTTCGCTAGGATTCGACAATCGAAACAACGATCCGTTCTCCGCCTCGGCTTGGGCATTTACTCTCTCCGGAGAGATATCATCTCCTGATTTCTCCTCGGACTACGACTTCTCGCGGTTTGTCGCCTCCCTTCGACGTTACCAAATGATCTCTCATTATAGCATTCTCCTGCTTCGGGGGATGATCGGTGGGAGCGAGGGCGATATCCCGATCCATCGGACCTTCTACCTCGGCGGACTAGGTACGCTCCACGGTTACCGCCATAAAGAGTTGATGGGGAGCAGGTTCTGGATGATCAATTCGGAGCTAAGGTACACCTTCCCCCGCACCGATGTCGCCGTGAGCGTACTTTGGGATATGGGACAAATCGGCTATCATGGACCAAATGACGAAAATATTGAGGTGCGCCACTCGATCGGCGGCGCCCTCTACTTTGGCGATGATGTTCGGGTTTCGGTCGCCCGTCGGCTGGATAGTGTTACCGACAGAAACCCCCGTATTTTCGTCCGTCTTGAACACGTTTTTTAG
- a CDS encoding NUDIX hydrolase yields the protein MSSKHDQFDPEKLFARKNQFCGFRFCPLCGKTLEKGDKEGRVRLYCPDDLCGYVFYQNPVPAAGAVIVQNDQVLLVKRAHPPRIGWWCLPAGFMEWNEHPSATAVREVGEETGLTIKLTSLFEIYTGTDDPRSNAVLILYLADILGGTMQANDDALDVRFFPFSALPSEIAFESHIRALADYQARFRR from the coding sequence ATGTCCAGTAAGCACGATCAGTTTGACCCCGAAAAGCTCTTTGCCCGCAAAAACCAGTTCTGTGGCTTTCGCTTCTGCCCCCTCTGCGGAAAGACTCTAGAAAAGGGTGACAAAGAAGGGCGTGTCCGTCTCTATTGTCCTGATGATCTGTGCGGCTACGTGTTCTATCAGAATCCGGTTCCGGCCGCCGGCGCTGTGATAGTGCAGAATGACCAGGTTCTTCTGGTCAAGCGCGCCCATCCACCCCGCATTGGTTGGTGGTGCCTCCCCGCCGGGTTTATGGAATGGAACGAACACCCCAGCGCTACCGCTGTCCGCGAAGTTGGCGAAGAGACCGGACTGACGATCAAACTCACTTCGCTCTTCGAGATCTATACCGGTACCGATGACCCCCGCTCCAATGCCGTTTTGATCCTCTATCTGGCAGACATTCTTGGCGGAACCATGCAGGCCAATGACGATGCACTCGATGTCCGCTTTTTCCCATTTTCCGCGCTCCCCTCTGAAATAGCCTTCGAATCCCATATCCGGGCACTGGCCGACTATCAGGCCAGATTCCGCCGATAG
- a CDS encoding SpoIIE family protein phosphatase, producing the protein MSSETLITLANFAAGGFLIFLAITITRDNFVNRINRATGAMLFFAGLGPVFLALGSIITTGPDADPDFNRRALYQVHTLWEMFFPTLLIFAWLFPVDRMREFRSTRLRTLIFVPQAMHLIIMLFFGDINKLMEMVKLDPTREGFTTIVLSPFSYLFTSVLQMVNVIRSYEQVIFDSINLLYVVAAIYFMETGHRFLKEPRLVSQTRIVLWSLRLGLGFFLAATLSHLFFDRYVPAQFNSAILVIGLVLAAGVLAFAIIRYQFLDVQLIFRQSFIYTLASALLVGGYIVIGVKSQTMLVPLFGDRAQVISYVFLALILLLFQPIASWVDNVIRSMFMRTRSDYRNVIERFSRQVISMFDPRQLRQTIDETLKTALLVENVYFILYDDSIGEYAILPSEDNANRVVIQREDLMLRGINLLDAPTHFGSLSQYETDSQLADFLKERKVKLILPMKDAKHLLGFLALTNKAAGYRYSSEDFNLLGVLSNQMVSALTNARLYVESLERMRLQEEVTMARQIQLDLLPASPPQLECSIIHAQSIPSRTVGGDFYDFIPIKGDTRWGMVIADASGKGMPAALMIAQIQAMIRSEINNGNPIPMMLKNVNKQVALSTSSEKYVTLFYGELDTTCGTFTYANAGHNYPILVRKDGGMELLQTGGPIVGAFPFLEFTSASVPLKEGDLLFFFTDGLSEAMDADGVEYGEERIRNFVRDNRHHEPSKLVEMLMSDVRAFDPSSPPQDDTTIIALKMRANGAIANVQ; encoded by the coding sequence ATGAGTAGTGAAACGCTCATAACCCTGGCCAACTTTGCGGCTGGTGGATTCCTCATCTTTCTGGCGATCACCATTACCCGGGACAACTTTGTCAACCGGATAAATCGGGCGACCGGAGCGATGCTCTTTTTTGCCGGACTGGGACCCGTCTTCCTCGCCCTTGGCTCCATCATCACAACTGGCCCCGATGCCGACCCGGACTTCAACCGGCGAGCCCTCTATCAGGTCCACACTCTCTGGGAGATGTTTTTCCCGACCCTGCTGATCTTTGCCTGGCTATTTCCGGTCGATCGGATGCGGGAGTTCCGCAGCACCCGACTCCGCACGCTGATTTTCGTCCCCCAGGCGATGCATCTCATCATCATGCTTTTCTTTGGTGACATCAATAAGTTGATGGAGATGGTCAAGCTTGATCCGACTCGCGAAGGCTTCACCACCATCGTCCTGTCACCATTCAGTTACCTGTTCACCTCCGTTCTGCAGATGGTGAACGTCATACGCTCATACGAGCAGGTGATCTTCGACTCCATCAACCTGCTGTATGTGGTTGCCGCGATCTACTTCATGGAAACCGGGCACCGTTTCCTCAAGGAACCGCGCCTGGTCAGCCAGACGCGCATAGTCCTCTGGTCTTTGCGACTCGGCCTGGGATTTTTCCTTGCCGCCACTCTCTCCCACCTCTTTTTCGATCGCTATGTCCCAGCCCAGTTCAACTCGGCCATCCTGGTGATCGGATTGGTGCTGGCCGCGGGTGTCCTCGCCTTTGCCATTATTCGATACCAGTTCCTCGATGTTCAACTCATCTTCCGGCAATCGTTCATTTACACGCTTGCCTCGGCACTGCTAGTCGGTGGGTATATCGTTATCGGAGTTAAATCGCAGACGATGCTGGTCCCCCTCTTTGGTGATAGGGCACAGGTCATCAGCTATGTTTTTCTCGCTTTGATCCTGCTCCTCTTTCAGCCGATCGCAAGCTGGGTGGATAATGTCATTCGTTCGATGTTCATGCGCACTCGTTCGGACTACCGAAATGTCATCGAGCGTTTCTCCCGCCAGGTGATCTCGATGTTCGACCCGAGGCAACTGCGCCAGACGATCGATGAAACGCTCAAGACCGCGCTGCTGGTGGAAAATGTCTACTTCATTCTGTATGACGACTCGATCGGCGAATACGCGATTCTGCCGAGCGAGGACAACGCCAATCGAGTGGTTATACAGCGAGAAGACCTGATGCTCCGCGGTATCAACCTGCTTGACGCACCAACCCACTTCGGCTCACTTTCGCAGTATGAGACCGACTCACAATTGGCGGACTTCCTCAAAGAGCGGAAGGTCAAACTGATCTTGCCGATGAAGGACGCAAAGCACCTGCTCGGCTTCCTGGCTCTGACCAACAAGGCGGCGGGCTATCGCTACTCCTCAGAAGACTTCAACTTATTGGGTGTGCTCTCCAACCAAATGGTATCTGCACTGACCAACGCCCGCCTGTATGTCGAATCGCTGGAACGGATGCGTTTGCAGGAAGAAGTCACCATGGCGCGGCAGATTCAGCTCGACCTGCTGCCAGCCAGTCCGCCGCAATTGGAGTGCTCCATCATCCATGCCCAGTCTATCCCTTCGCGGACGGTCGGAGGGGACTTCTACGACTTTATCCCGATAAAAGGGGACACTCGCTGGGGTATGGTCATTGCCGATGCCTCCGGTAAAGGGATGCCTGCCGCCCTGATGATTGCGCAGATCCAGGCGATGATCCGCAGTGAGATCAACAACGGCAACCCGATCCCGATGATGCTCAAGAACGTCAACAAACAGGTAGCTCTTTCGACGTCATCCGAGAAGTATGTTACTCTCTTTTACGGCGAACTTGACACCACCTGTGGAACTTTCACTTACGCTAATGCCGGGCATAACTATCCCATTCTCGTTCGCAAGGATGGCGGCATGGAATTGCTCCAGACCGGCGGCCCGATTGTCGGCGCTTTTCCATTCCTGGAGTTCACCTCAGCATCGGTACCGCTGAAGGAAGGCGACCTGTTGTTCTTCTTCACCGACGGACTTTCTGAGGCTATGGACGCTGACGGTGTGGAATACGGTGAAGAACGGATCCGCAATTTCGTCCGCGACAATCGACATCATGAACCGTCAAAACTGGTCGAAATGCTGATGTCTGATGTTCGCGCGTTTGACCCATCCTCGCCACCGCAGGATGACACCACGATCATCGCACTCAAAATGCGCGCCAATGGTGCTATTGCCAATGTCCAGTAA